From a single Papaver somniferum cultivar HN1 unplaced genomic scaffold, ASM357369v1 unplaced-scaffold_19, whole genome shotgun sequence genomic region:
- the LOC113338849 gene encoding superoxide dismutase [Cu-Zn], chloroplastic-like produces MATQTILAAATTATSSKPLISSSFSNPIPLSFSSISFPTSKRSSSRSLTVVSALKKAVAVLKGTSTVEGVVTLTQEDDGPTTVNVEISGLTPGLHGFHLHEFGDTTNGCISTGPHFNPNGLTHGAPCNEVRHAGDLGNITANADGVAEATIVDSQIPLSGPNAVVGRALVVHELEDDLGKGGHELSLSTGNAGGRLACGVVGLTPV; encoded by the exons ATGGCAACTCAGACAATCTTAGCTGCTGCAACAACAGCAACATCATCTAAACCACTTAtatcttcatcattctcaaaccCAATTCCTCTTTCATTCTCTTCTATCAGTTTCCCAACATCAAAACgttcatcatcaaggtctcttaCTGTTGTTTCAGCATTGAAAAAAGCTGTTGCTGTACTTAAAGGAACTTCTACTGTTGAAGGAGTTGTTACTTTAACTCAAGAAGATGATG GTCCAACTACTGTGAATGTTGAGATTTCTGGGCTAACACCTGGACTTCATGGATTCCATCTT CATGAGTTTGGTGATACTACCAATGGATGTATATCAACAG GTCCACATTTCAATCCGAATGGATTGACACATGGTGCTCCTTGTAATGAAGTCCGCCATGCGGGTGACCTGGGAAACATAACTGCTAATGCTGATG GAGTGGCGGAGGCAACAATAGTGGATAGTCAG ATTCCATTAAGTGGACCAAATGCAGTAGTTGGAAGAGCTTTGGTTGTTCACGAGCTTGAGGATGACCTTGGAAAGG GAGGCCATGAGCTCAGCCTTAGCACAGGAAATGCAGGTGGAAGATTAGCGTGCG GTGTTGTTGGTTTGACTCCAGTTTAA
- the LOC113338231 gene encoding zinc finger protein ZAT5-like produces MEVVNNNQEDQTLMGSNEYLHVVKGKRTKRQRPLSPLTLPAMTTSTSSSGGGGDEKGDNNNFPSPTTSVEFSVISSEEEEDMANCLILLAQGGHKRSKQIDDDYVDDENSKMARINSRRFYNDAAAATTSKAAGVGAGAELYLYECKTCNKCFSSFQALGGHRASHKRPNNKGMCNEETTKTAITKTSSLLMLTEQESPQHHQFNDNTNNNNNIANSTTCARPSLVLQMGNSSSLSAFNNNKSRVHECSICGSEFSSGQALGGHMRRHRTTNATTATTSTNIDFSHHQDDQLNFSNKKAAARNVLSLDLNLPAPEEDYSSKFGLFSSSKQQPQQQPLVFSASALVDCHY; encoded by the coding sequence atggagGTTGTTAATAATAATCAAGAAGATCAAACACTCATGGGGTCTAATGAATATCTTCATGTGGTCAAGGGGAAGCGAACGAAACGCCAACGCCCGCTTTCGCCTCTTACTCTTCCGGCCATGACTACTAGTACTTCATCTAGCGGCGGCGGTGGTGATGAGAAGGGTGATAATAATAACTTTCCGTCGCCGACCACATCAGTTGAATTTTCGGTTATTtcgtcagaagaagaagaagacatggCTAATTGTTTGATTCTTCTCGCACAAGGAGGCCATAAGAGGTCAAAGCAAATTGATGATGATTATGTTGACGATGAGAATAGTAAAATGGCAAGAATTAACAGTCGGAGGTTCTACAATGATGCGGCAGCAGCAACAACTAGTAAAGCGGCCGGTGTTGGTGCTGGTGCTGAATTATATTTGTATGAATGTAAAACTTGCAACAAATGTTTTTCTTCGTTTCAAGCTCTTGGAGGACACAGGGCTAGTCATAAAAGACCTAATAACAAAGGTATGTGCAACGAAGAGACAACGAAGACGGCGATCACAAAAACATCGTCTCTTTTGATGTTAACGGAACAAGAAAGTCCTCAGCACCATCAATTCAAtgacaacaccaacaacaacaataatattGCTAATAGTACTACATGTGCACGCCCATCACTTGTGCTCCAAATGGGaaattcatcatcactatcagcTTTCAACAATAACAAATCCAGAGTTCATGAGTGTTCTATATGTGGCTCTGAATTTTCATCCGGGCAAGCTCTAGGAGGTCACATGAGAAGGCATAGAACAACCAACGCCACCACGGCAACCACAAGCACAAATATCGATTTCtcgcaccaccaagatgatcagTTGAATTTTAGTAATAAGAAAGCAGCTGCTAGAAATGTTCTGTCATTAGATCTAAACCTACCAGCACCAGAAGAAGATTATTCATCCAAATTTGGTCTGTTTAGTTCATCAAAACAACAGCCGCAACAACAACCGTTGGTTTTCTCAGCTTCTGCTCTAGTAGATTGTCATTACTAG